A section of the Clostridium omnivorum genome encodes:
- a CDS encoding histidine phosphatase family protein, with protein sequence MITNIYLVRHAVSLYTPDELNRPLSEKGLKDASKVTELLSYENINKVISSPYKRAIQTVEGTANHFGLCISTDEGFRERKLADCSVTNFDEVILKYWEDFNFSLPGGESSNFAQDRGVQTLKSVLNQCCGENVVIGTHGNIMVLIMNYFDKKYSYDFWKSLNMPDIYKLSFENGVFISINRIWS encoded by the coding sequence ATGATTACTAATATCTATTTAGTTAGACACGCTGTTTCCTTATATACCCCTGATGAACTGAATAGACCACTTTCTGAAAAAGGATTGAAGGATGCTAGCAAAGTAACTGAACTACTATCATATGAAAATATCAACAAGGTAATATCAAGTCCGTATAAACGTGCCATTCAAACAGTGGAAGGTACTGCAAATCACTTTGGGTTGTGTATTTCCACTGATGAAGGTTTTAGAGAAAGAAAGCTTGCTGATTGTTCGGTTACCAATTTTGATGAAGTAATTTTAAAGTACTGGGAAGATTTTAATTTTTCTCTTCCTGGAGGAGAATCAAGTAACTTTGCTCAGGATAGAGGTGTACAAACTCTTAAAAGTGTTTTAAATCAATGCTGTGGAGAAAATGTTGTTATTGGTACTCATGGAAATATTATGGTACTAATAATGAATTACTTCGATAAAAAATATAGTTACGATTTCTGGAAAAGCTTGAATATGCCAGATATTTATAAATTAAGTTTTGAAAATGGAGTATTTATAAGTATAAATCGTATATGGTCATAA
- a CDS encoding AAA family ATPase has product MFLLQMAGYPGSGKSTLSRKIAKRTGAIVIDRDIIKTSMINSKVPDSIVADASYSVVFDLAEFYLGMQISVVIDTPCFYEDTLNNGISISKKYGASYKYIECRVEDYSIIENRIYTRDRLISQIGDTSMERFNNALDKSVRPMNGKFLIIDTSAEDSYDISLIDEYLRNKI; this is encoded by the coding sequence GTGTTTCTATTACAAATGGCTGGCTATCCTGGTAGTGGGAAGTCAACATTATCAAGAAAGATTGCTAAGAGGACAGGTGCGATTGTTATAGATAGAGATATAATAAAGACATCAATGATTAATTCAAAAGTGCCAGATAGTATAGTAGCAGATGCTTCATATAGTGTAGTTTTTGATCTAGCTGAATTTTATTTAGGAATGCAAATAAGTGTAGTTATTGATACTCCATGTTTCTATGAAGATACCTTAAATAATGGTATTTCCATTTCAAAGAAATACGGAGCTAGCTACAAGTATATTGAATGTAGGGTAGAGGATTATTCTATAATTGAGAATAGAATTTATACTAGAGATAGATTAATAAGCCAGATTGGGGATACATCTATGGAAAGATTTAATAACGCTTTGGACAAGTCGGTTAGGCCTATGAATGGTAAATTTTTGATTATAGATACTAGTGCAGAGGATAGCTATGATATAAGTTTGATTGATGAGTATTTGAGAAATAAAATCTAA
- a CDS encoding S41 family peptidase codes for MPDKKENRKNKWVRTGLLIGIIAFFVLVSFFRMRSEGAFEDVFHKKSGVKIERLNENQVRNLNKLCKVWGFVKYYHPKVISSSVDWDFELFRVMPKVMETKDSNEVDKILYNWINELGEVKEGSENGSKDVVMAPDIAWIKNDNYISKELSDLLVKLSKTYISERDKAYVSFGKDSIFASFKNEKPYPNMAYDDAGYKLLSLFRYWNVIEYYYPYRDGIEEDWDGVLTEFIPKFIECKDSLSYKLTAAELTTKIHDSHAYAVDKRNELRRYWGFNAAPVKFQLVEDKVVITEIAEKYAKDCKAQKGDIVLKLNDKDIFEVIREKARYKSTSNNKEIVKDLFGYLFNTSENSLTLTLERDGKEIRENIKCYSLTNMFEQAEQSHKLLEGNIGYINPGALAKGEIDKIMSEFKDTKGLIVDLRNYPSDLIMYTLGNYLMPKKVVFAKAAAANQAVPGEFDYCGDMEVGKDNPNFYKGKVILIINEYTQSQAEFTTMALRKSPNAQVIGSNSIGADGDVAVFSLPGAIETAISGIGIYNPDKSETQRVGVKPDIYVKPTIHGIKEGRDELLEKAIEIIKN; via the coding sequence ATGCCTGATAAAAAAGAAAATCGGAAAAATAAATGGGTTAGAACAGGTTTGTTAATTGGTATAATCGCTTTTTTTGTATTGGTAAGCTTTTTTAGAATGAGAAGTGAAGGAGCTTTTGAGGACGTTTTCCATAAAAAAAGTGGTGTTAAAATTGAGAGATTAAATGAAAATCAAGTTAGAAATTTGAATAAGCTGTGTAAAGTATGGGGCTTTGTTAAATATTATCATCCCAAAGTTATATCCTCTTCTGTAGATTGGGATTTTGAATTGTTTAGAGTTATGCCTAAAGTAATGGAAACTAAAGATTCTAACGAAGTTGATAAGATTTTATATAATTGGATTAATGAGCTTGGAGAAGTAAAAGAAGGCTCAGAGAACGGCAGCAAAGATGTTGTTATGGCACCAGATATAGCTTGGATAAAGAATGATAATTATATCAGTAAAGAGTTAAGTGATTTATTGGTGAAACTCTCTAAGACATATATTTCTGAAAGAGACAAAGCCTATGTAAGCTTTGGAAAAGATTCTATATTTGCAAGTTTTAAAAATGAAAAACCTTACCCAAATATGGCTTATGATGATGCTGGATACAAGCTCTTAAGTTTGTTTAGATATTGGAATGTAATTGAATACTATTATCCATACAGAGATGGAATTGAGGAAGATTGGGATGGTGTTCTGACAGAATTTATACCCAAGTTTATTGAATGCAAGGATTCATTATCCTATAAGCTTACTGCAGCAGAATTAACAACTAAAATACATGATTCCCATGCATATGCTGTTGATAAAAGAAATGAATTACGTAGATATTGGGGCTTTAATGCAGCTCCTGTAAAGTTTCAGTTAGTTGAAGATAAGGTTGTTATTACTGAAATAGCAGAAAAGTATGCTAAGGACTGCAAGGCACAAAAAGGTGACATTGTATTAAAGCTTAATGATAAAGATATATTTGAGGTCATAAGAGAAAAGGCCAGATATAAATCAACTTCAAATAATAAGGAAATTGTAAAAGATTTGTTTGGCTATTTGTTTAATACATCCGAGAATAGTTTAACTCTTACTTTAGAGAGGGATGGTAAGGAGATAAGAGAAAACATTAAGTGCTATAGTTTAACAAATATGTTTGAGCAAGCCGAACAGTCTCATAAACTTCTGGAAGGAAATATTGGCTATATAAATCCTGGCGCATTAGCTAAGGGTGAAATAGATAAAATTATGAGTGAATTCAAGGATACAAAAGGACTCATTGTAGATTTGAGAAATTATCCATCAGATCTTATAATGTATACCCTTGGAAATTACCTTATGCCTAAAAAAGTTGTTTTCGCAAAGGCGGCTGCTGCAAACCAAGCTGTGCCTGGTGAATTTGATTATTGTGGAGATATGGAAGTTGGAAAGGATAATCCGAATTTTTATAAAGGAAAAGTTATTTTAATCATCAATGAGTATACACAGAGTCAAGCTGAATTTACTACCATGGCATTAAGAAAATCACCTAATGCACAAGTTATTGGAAGCAATTCAATTGGTGCAGATGGAGATGTAGCTGTATTTAGTTTGCCGGGAGCTATAGAGACCGCCATCTCAGGAATTGGGATTTATAATCCTGATAAGTCGGAAACCCAGAGAGTAGGTGTAAAACCTGATATTTATGTGAAACCCACAATACATGGAATAAAAGAAGGAAGAGATGAACTTCTGGAAAAAGCTATAGAGATTATTAAAAATTAG